A region from the Pseudonocardia petroleophila genome encodes:
- a CDS encoding NAD-dependent epimerase/dehydratase family protein, with the protein MRIFFTGGSGKAGHHVAPYLASHGHQVTNADLTPLGHGDVTDLRVDLTDAGEVYSALAGVPTQDDFDDPRPEPYGGSAYDAVVHFAAVPRPLLTSDQATYATNVLAHYNVLEAATALGVRKIVFASSETTYGVCFGRGDRKPLYVPVDEEHPVVPEDSYAMSKVAGEVTARSFHARTGADVYGLRINNVIEPHEYTELFPAFLDDPALRRRNLFAYIDTRDLGQLTLRCLETDGLGYEVFNVANADMSVAATTGEIIERFYDGVEVRRPMGRDETFYSIDKARRLLGYEPQHSWRDVLPDPGA; encoded by the coding sequence ATGAGGATCTTCTTCACCGGCGGCAGCGGCAAGGCCGGGCACCACGTCGCGCCCTACCTCGCCTCCCACGGCCACCAGGTCACCAACGCCGACCTCACCCCGCTCGGTCACGGCGACGTCACCGACCTGCGGGTGGACCTCACCGACGCGGGCGAGGTCTACTCGGCGCTGGCCGGCGTCCCGACCCAGGACGACTTCGACGACCCCCGCCCCGAGCCCTACGGCGGATCGGCCTACGACGCGGTCGTCCACTTCGCCGCGGTCCCCCGCCCGCTGCTGACCTCCGACCAGGCCACCTACGCCACCAACGTCCTCGCGCACTACAACGTCCTGGAGGCCGCCACCGCCCTGGGCGTCCGCAAGATCGTGTTCGCCTCCTCGGAGACCACCTACGGCGTCTGCTTCGGGCGCGGCGACCGCAAGCCCCTCTACGTCCCGGTCGACGAGGAGCACCCGGTCGTCCCCGAGGACTCCTACGCCATGTCGAAGGTCGCGGGCGAGGTGACCGCGCGGTCCTTCCACGCCCGCACCGGCGCCGACGTCTACGGCCTGCGCATCAACAACGTCATCGAGCCCCACGAGTACACCGAGCTCTTCCCGGCCTTCCTCGACGACCCCGCGCTGCGCAGGCGCAACCTGTTCGCCTACATCGACACCCGCGACCTGGGGCAGCTGACGCTGCGCTGCCTGGAGACCGACGGGCTCGGCTACGAGGTCTTCAACGTCGCGAACGCCGACATGTCGGTCGCCGCCACCACCGGAGAGATCATCGAGCGCTTCTACGACGGGGTCGAGGTGCGCCGCCCGATGGGCCGCGACGAGACCTTCTACTCCATCGACAAGGCCCGCCGGCTGCTCGGCTACGAGCCGCAGCACTCCTGGCGCGACGTGCTGCCCGACCCGGGAGCCTGA
- a CDS encoding TetR/AcrR family transcriptional regulator: MSVQERKQREQADRERLIVATARELAEQQGWDAVTTRRLAERIEYSQPVLYSHFRGKREIIGAVALEGATEMAAALRAATSAVDDPRARVAALARTYLDFAERNPAVYDAMFHLDGGLTFADDDSPEPLKNAFAVLLDGLGGVAGDGVPPGLFTEVFWASLHGLATLTRAGRLLPGDAGRRVDLLVHRLAAV, translated from the coding sequence GTGTCGGTGCAGGAGCGCAAGCAGCGCGAGCAGGCGGACCGCGAGCGCCTCATCGTGGCGACGGCTCGTGAGCTCGCCGAGCAGCAGGGCTGGGACGCGGTCACCACGCGACGGCTGGCCGAGCGCATCGAGTACAGCCAGCCCGTCCTCTACAGCCACTTCCGCGGCAAGCGCGAGATCATCGGCGCGGTCGCCCTGGAGGGGGCGACGGAGATGGCCGCGGCGCTGCGGGCCGCGACCTCGGCCGTGGACGACCCCCGCGCCCGGGTCGCCGCCCTCGCCCGCACCTACCTCGACTTCGCCGAGCGCAACCCGGCGGTCTACGACGCCATGTTCCACCTCGACGGTGGCCTGACGTTCGCGGACGACGACTCCCCGGAGCCGCTGAAGAACGCCTTCGCGGTGCTGCTGGACGGCCTGGGGGGAGTGGCGGGGGACGGCGTCCCACCCGGACTGTTCACCGAGGTGTTCTGGGCGTCCCTGCACGGGCTGGCCACCCTGACCCGGGCGGGGCGGTTGCTGCCGGGAGACGCCGGGCGCAGGGTCGACCTGCTGGTGCACCGGCTCGCCGCCGTCTGA
- a CDS encoding DUF1772 domain-containing protein yields MLDALEVVTVVVVGLMVGVELSVAVVVNPILDGLPDDSAQLGRAHGGRMLGALMPFWYVGSLVLSTAWAVAAWQVPGTHLVVVAVALLIVSVIMSLVLLVPINDRGRTWTAETRPADWKEQMNRWDRYHHVRVGVITAAFALLATALA; encoded by the coding sequence GTGCTCGACGCGCTCGAGGTCGTCACCGTCGTGGTCGTCGGCCTGATGGTGGGAGTGGAGCTCTCCGTCGCCGTCGTCGTCAACCCGATCCTCGACGGACTCCCCGACGACAGCGCCCAGCTCGGGCGCGCCCACGGGGGCCGGATGCTCGGCGCCCTCATGCCGTTCTGGTACGTCGGCTCGCTCGTCCTGAGCACCGCGTGGGCCGTCGCCGCGTGGCAGGTGCCCGGCACCCACCTCGTCGTGGTGGCCGTCGCACTGCTGATCGTGAGCGTGATCATGTCGCTCGTGCTGCTGGTCCCGATCAACGACCGGGGCCGGACGTGGACGGCCGAGACCCGGCCGGCGGACTGGAAGGAGCAGATGAACCGCTGGGACCGCTACCACCACGTCCGCGTCGGTGTCATCACGGCCGCCTTCGCCCTGCTGGCCACCGCCCTCGCCTGA
- a CDS encoding DUF4397 domain-containing protein, which yields MRKLTLAACGVAAAVATTLAVAPAASAQDTGTVYVVHGIPDTPVDVYVDGTRALDDFQPGTNAGPVDLPAGSREVAVFPADAADGSGEPLLSATADLPAGGNVTLVAHLSESGDPTVTPFVNDVSSVPAGQARLVVRHTAAAPAVDVLAGGSPVVSGLTNPDQEALEVPAGTVSAAVAAAGTTDPVIGPADLDLAEGTATFVHAIGSLEAGNLDLVVFTVDGLHSAPSGVPSGAPSGAPSGSGLPAWALLLGIGGAAVVGVGARVAAARR from the coding sequence ATGCGCAAGCTCACGCTCGCCGCCTGCGGGGTCGCCGCCGCCGTGGCGACGACCCTGGCCGTGGCTCCCGCCGCGTCCGCCCAGGACACCGGCACCGTCTACGTCGTCCACGGCATCCCGGACACGCCCGTGGACGTCTACGTCGACGGCACCCGCGCCCTCGACGACTTCCAGCCCGGCACGAACGCCGGCCCGGTGGACCTGCCCGCGGGCAGCCGCGAGGTGGCGGTCTTCCCGGCCGACGCCGCCGACGGCTCCGGCGAGCCGCTGCTGTCGGCGACCGCGGACCTGCCCGCAGGCGGGAACGTCACGCTCGTCGCCCACCTGTCCGAGAGCGGCGACCCGACCGTCACCCCGTTCGTCAACGACGTCTCCTCGGTGCCCGCCGGGCAGGCCCGCCTGGTCGTGCGGCACACCGCCGCCGCGCCCGCCGTGGACGTGCTCGCCGGCGGCTCGCCGGTCGTGTCCGGGCTCACCAACCCGGACCAGGAGGCGCTGGAGGTCCCCGCGGGCACCGTGTCCGCCGCGGTGGCCGCCGCCGGGACCACCGACCCCGTGATCGGCCCGGCCGATCTCGACCTCGCCGAGGGCACCGCGACCTTCGTGCACGCCATCGGCTCGCTGGAGGCCGGGAACCTCGACCTCGTCGTGTTCACCGTCGACGGGCTGCACAGCGCGCCGTCCGGCGTGCCGTCCGGTGCGCCGTCGGGCGCCCCGTCCGGGTCCGGCCTGCCCGCGTGGGCGCTGCTGCTGGGCATCGGCGGCGCGGCCGTCGTGGGCGTGGGCGCCCGCGTCGCCGCGGCACGGCGCTGA
- a CDS encoding VOC family protein, which yields MPVTSSVVVALPTADRRRSFDFYRHGLGLEPVGEPADDGVPEPLQFVLNEGLRLMLVPTGGFGWVIGGRAVHEGGGECLLSLSAATEAGVDELVGAAQRAGAAVVTAPAAQAWGYAAVFADPDGHLWMVTAESATDTDPGAGRTG from the coding sequence ATGCCCGTCACCTCCTCCGTCGTCGTGGCTCTCCCGACCGCCGACCGACGGCGGTCGTTCGACTTCTACCGGCACGGCCTGGGTCTCGAGCCCGTCGGGGAGCCGGCCGACGACGGCGTACCGGAGCCGCTCCAGTTCGTCCTCAACGAGGGACTGCGGCTCATGCTCGTCCCGACGGGCGGGTTCGGCTGGGTCATCGGTGGTCGGGCGGTCCACGAGGGGGGCGGTGAGTGCCTGCTCTCCCTGAGCGCCGCGACCGAGGCGGGCGTCGACGAGCTGGTCGGTGCCGCACAGCGGGCCGGTGCGGCGGTCGTCACCGCCCCGGCGGCGCAGGCGTGGGGGTACGCGGCCGTGTTCGCCGATCCCGACGGGCACCTGTGGATGGTCACGGCGGAGTCGGCGACCGACACCGACCCCGGTGCGGGCCGGACGGGCTGA